The nucleotide sequence CGAATAGCCGTCCCCCACCCGGCTCCAACCGGATTCCCCGGAATTTTCAAACCGGTGATGAAAACTTCGCCTTGCCGCGCCCACCTGCGTCCACGGGGAAAACGACAATCCAAGCCCTTCGAACCGCTCGACCGCGGCGAACCGTTCATCCGGTAAACCGCTTTCGGGCTCTACCCGCCGATAATCGTAACCCATTTCGCCTTGAAAGTTGAATCCGGCGGCCGCCGTCAGACACGGCGCGATTGGAAAGACCACGGCCTGCGTATCGCCGTCCAGCTGATCCACCTCTCCCTTCGCGATGTGTCTCGGCATGTGCCGCGCGCTGTGATTGTGCATCAGTGAAAGTTTATGCTGGGTTGCCAATCCCGCGGGATTCCAGAAAACGGCGGACGCGTCGTCCGAAATTGCGGTGAAGGCCTGCCCCATCGAAAGAGGCCGGCAGGACAGCCTTGTATAGTCGTCGTAGTACGGATTGTACGCCCTCGCCGGGGATGGCTGCGAAAGGACGAGCCCCGCGGCCGCGAAAATTGAAACAAGAACCAGCCCCGCAATACGCCCGCGCCTCATCGTCAATCCTTCGGCTCGTACGGCACGAGCAGCGAAAAAACGATGTACAAAACAGGAACTGCAAGACCGGCCGCGGACAAAAACAAGAGAAGCACCGCGCCGAAGCGCAGGATCACCGGATCGATGCCGAAGTACTTGCCCAGCCCCGCCATCAGGCCGAGCCACACCCTGCCTTTCCTCGCTCTGAAAAGCCGCTTCGGTTCGGAATTCATCGCCGCCTCCGTAAAAGACAATTTTATCACCGCCACGTTGCAGGCCGTGTTATAATCGAATCTCGCATTCGGGGGGGGCGTTCGTACGATGGAAGCAACCGAAAAAATCAAGCAGCTTGACGCCATCGCGACCCAGTCCGATCCCTCCCAGGGGCTGGACGGGTTGCTGATGGTTTACATTTTCAACACGATCGTCGAGCACCTGCGCGGGCGCGAAATCCTCGAAATGGGATGCCGAGGCGGGAGGATGACCGGGCTTCTTGCCTCCGTATGCGAGCATTTGGACGTAGTGGACGGCAGCCGCGTTTACCTTGAGCGGGCCAAGGAAAACGTTTGGGCGAACAATGTGGATTACCACTGGTCGCTTTTCGAGGAATTCAACAGCAACCGGCATTACACGGACATCGTTATGGTCGGCGGACTGGATCACGTGGACGGCCCGGTAGCGTTTTTGCGCCGGTACGCCGATATGCTGGCGCCGGGCGGCGCGATGCACATAATAGAGCTCAACGCGCTTTCGATGCACCGCAGGCTGGGCGTCAAGATGAACATACTGAAGTCACACGGAGAGCTGACCGACCGCGACCGGTGGCTTGGGCATCTGCGCGTGTATGGTCCGTCCACGCTGCGCAGAGACATCGAGGCGGCAGGATTCGTAGTAACCTATTTCACGGGGATATTTTTGAAGCCGCTTGCCACCGGGCAGCTAACGGGACTCGGGCAGCCCGTTCTCGATGCGCTGTTCGAACTGGGCAAGGACATCCCCGAATGGTGCAACTACATTTATTACAGAGCCGAAAAGCTGATGTACGATCCCGGACACTGACTTAGAGCGAAGTGACGACAAGATCGTCTATATCCGCGATCCCGCCGGAAGCCATTATCGCTATTCCCGCCCCTTTTAAAGGCTTTTTGTCCTTGCCGATCGCGGCGGTTTTGCCGTTTACGGTGGCCTCCACCAGCCCTTTGCGCGCGGTCACCGCGAGCGTTACCCATTCGCCTACCGGTTTTACGTCCAGCTTGCCTTCCCCAAGCAGCGCCGCGGACAGTTTGTCTTGGCGCGCGGGCCGAGCGCGATAAATCCAAACTTTGCTGGACGTAAGCACAACGCGGTAGGCTTCGCCTTCCGACCAGCGGGGGGAAACTTCCACGGTCGAGCCGTTTTCCCGAAGCCTGATTCGAAGCGAAATCCGCATATCGGAGGTAAACCCGAAATCCCCCGCGGGCACAATTTCGCAAATCCCTTTTTCGTTCGGATTTGCCGTATAAAAACTTTCGCCTTTTGCCTTGGTCACCTTCCACACGCCGGATGATTTGTCGAATCCCGCTTCTGGCGCATCTTCAAAACGATTTTCGTAAAGCTGCGCGGGCTTCCCGGACAACGCATCGCCGATTCTTTTCAGCATCTCGTCCGCCCGTTCGCGTGCTATGGGCAGGCTCGAATCCGGAATCTCCTCCTCCGACGCCAGCGCCGCGTACCGCTGCAAGTTCGCACGCACGTCCTGCAACGAGCCTGACGCGGCCAGACGCCGGTGATAGACGCCGCCCCTAATCTCCAGCTCCAGCGAAGCATCGAAAACTCCTTTCGAAAGCAGCGCATGCATTTCCTTGAGCGCCGCTGCCCCCCCGGACGATTTTTCAATCGAATCCATCCAGATTTCGTATCCGTATGCAGTAAGCCGGCCCGTCGGCGCGTTGTGCGCAACCAGCGCGAAGGCATCCTTTACGTTTCCCTGGGCGATCAGGGCGCGCGCAAGCGCCGTATTCGCCGCCGCGTTGTCCGGCGAGGCTTCGAGAGCCTTGCGCGCGTGCGATACCGCCGCATCCCAATCCCCCGCGTCAAGCGCGGCTTGGGCACGCGCGACGAGCGCCATCGACCGGTAGTGCAAGGTTACGTTTTCCATCCGCGAAATTTCGGCCTTGTCGGCCAGCTTTTCGCCCAGAACGACGGACAAAGCGACCGGAATAGATTCACCTCCGGAATCGAGAAAAATCCGTATTCTGCCGGCGTTTCCTTGCGCGGGATACTCGACGACGCCCGCGGTGCCTGCAAAGTCGCCACCCACCGCGACGGTTCGCGCATCCGTCGGCGCATCCGCAAAATACTCGACAGCCGCGCCTTCAAGCTTTCCCTTGGCTATCGGCTCGAATTTTTGCGTTTTACCGTCGAGCGTTACAACGCCGCTGCCCGAAAGCTTGCCCGTAAGAATCGCGTATGCCGCGGTGCCGCCGTCAAATGCATTTTTACGCGCGATTCCGCCGTCCTCGCCGCTTCCGCCCTTTTTCCCCGGACATGAAGCGGCAATAAAAAGCAAAACGATTGAAGAAAAGGCCTGAAGCGCGCGGATAAAAGCCCTTCGCATGAGCGGGAAGTATAACAAACGGGCACGCACGGCCGCCCCGAACGGAATCCCAGCTCGGCGCGGCTCAAGCTTCACTCTATCGAAAACTCCCACCTGCAGAATGCGTTATCCGGCGTCGCGTCGGGCGGACAGAAATCGCACCGCGTTTTTATGCGCGGGTCTATCGCCTTCGCGAACTCCGCGTATTCGACTTTGCCGACGCTCTTGCATGGAAAATCCGGCAGCCCTTTGCGGCGGCGCGCCTCCTGGACGCGGCAGGCGGTCATCGTGAGCCGGATCTTTAGCCCGTCTTCAGAGCGCTCGATCTTCTGCTCGTTGATGTTCGAGTAAAGCCGGTGTGCAAGGCATTGCGCCAGCGCGTCCATCCCGCCGCCCGGCGCGATGCCGAGACGCGCCATAATCCGCCTCGCTTCGAGGACGGTGAACGTGCGCCAGGCCTCGGTGTCGGCCTCGATGGCCTCCTCCATCCCGTGCCGCTTCTCGAACTCCTGGAACCACAGCCCGTCATGCGC is from bacterium and encodes:
- a CDS encoding PspC domain-containing protein, translated to MNSEPKRLFRARKGRVWLGLMAGLGKYFGIDPVILRFGAVLLLFLSAAGLAVPVLYIVFSLLVPYEPKD
- a CDS encoding class I SAM-dependent methyltransferase codes for the protein MEATEKIKQLDAIATQSDPSQGLDGLLMVYIFNTIVEHLRGREILEMGCRGGRMTGLLASVCEHLDVVDGSRVYLERAKENVWANNVDYHWSLFEEFNSNRHYTDIVMVGGLDHVDGPVAFLRRYADMLAPGGAMHIIELNALSMHRRLGVKMNILKSHGELTDRDRWLGHLRVYGPSTLRRDIEAAGFVVTYFTGIFLKPLATGQLTGLGQPVLDALFELGKDIPEWCNYIYYRAEKLMYDPGH
- a CDS encoding tetratricopeptide repeat protein — translated: MRRAFIRALQAFSSIVLLFIAASCPGKKGGSGEDGGIARKNAFDGGTAAYAILTGKLSGSGVVTLDGKTQKFEPIAKGKLEGAAVEYFADAPTDARTVAVGGDFAGTAGVVEYPAQGNAGRIRIFLDSGGESIPVALSVVLGEKLADKAEISRMENVTLHYRSMALVARAQAALDAGDWDAAVSHARKALEASPDNAAANTALARALIAQGNVKDAFALVAHNAPTGRLTAYGYEIWMDSIEKSSGGAAALKEMHALLSKGVFDASLELEIRGGVYHRRLAASGSLQDVRANLQRYAALASEEEIPDSSLPIARERADEMLKRIGDALSGKPAQLYENRFEDAPEAGFDKSSGVWKVTKAKGESFYTANPNEKGICEIVPAGDFGFTSDMRISLRIRLRENGSTVEVSPRWSEGEAYRVVLTSSKVWIYRARPARQDKLSAALLGEGKLDVKPVGEWVTLAVTARKGLVEATVNGKTAAIGKDKKPLKGAGIAIMASGGIADIDDLVVTSL